Proteins encoded together in one Vigna angularis cultivar LongXiaoDou No.4 chromosome 5, ASM1680809v1, whole genome shotgun sequence window:
- the LOC108320267 gene encoding uncharacterized protein LOC108320267, giving the protein MGQMTTQLNQAQPQNSDSLPSQTPRNENVSATTLRSGKPIVVPTVPPPTPTPVASQRKEDQVGPTRTFEAGGPSSSSGGSSSSTGGLSSSTTTTISASPNIQHRPIPLPFPPKLIPSKNMEEVDKEILETFRKVEVNIPLLDAIKQIPRYAKFLKELCTNKRKMKGNERVSMGRNVSTLIGKAVPQIPEKCKDPGTFYILCIIGNNKFENAMLDLGASINVMPLSIFKSLSLGTLLPTSVVIKLANKSVAHLTSYIEDVLVRVGELFFPADFYILEMEEGFSRGSTPIILGRPFLKTSRTKIGVYAGTLSMEFGDITIRSNILDAMKHPSEDQSVFRAEILDYTVDEHVSTSHSLHDKNHSLHHM; this is encoded by the coding sequence ATGGGACAGATGACCACACAACTAAATCAAGCACAGCCACAAAATTCGGACAGTTTGCCTTCTCAGACTCCTAGAAATGAAAATGTTAGTGCCACCACCCTCAGATCAGGGAAGCCAATTGTTGTGCCCACTGTGCCACCACCTACACCTACACCTGTTGCCTCTCAGAGAAAGGAGGACCAGGTAGGTCCTACTAGGACATTTGAGGCAGGTGGACCTTCTTCCTCTTCTggtggttcttcttcttctacagGTGGactttcttcttccaccaccaccaccatcagtGCATCTCCTAATATACAACACCGACCTATCCCACTTCCATTTCCTCCTAAATTAATTCCAAGCAAAAATATGGAAGAGGTGGATAAGGAGATATTGGAGACCTTCAGGAAAGTAGAGGTGAACATACCTCTACTCGATGCCATAAAGCAGATTCCCAGATATGCCAAATTCCTAAAGGAGCTATGCACCAATAAAAGGAAGATGAAGGGAAACGAAAGAGTGAGCATGGGCAGAAATGTATCTACACTGATAGGTAAAGCTGTACCTCAGATTCCTGAAAAATGCAAAGACCCAGGTACGTTCTACATTCTGTGCATTATTGGAAATAACAAATTTGAGAATGCCATGCTTGATTTGGGTGCTTCCATAAATGTCATGCCTCTGTCAATCTTTAAATCTCTTTCTCTTGGAACTTTGCTACCAACGAGTGTGGTAATAAAGTTAGCAAATAAGAGTGTTGCCCATCTCACTAGTTACATAGAGGATGTTTTAGTTAGGGTTGGGGAACTCTTTTTTCCTGCTGATTTTTACATTCTTGAAATGGAGGAAGGATTTTCCCGTGGGTCTACCCCAATTATCTTAGGGAGACCATTTTTGAAAACTTCACGAACTAAAATTGGTGTCTATGCTGGTACATTGTCAATGGAGTTTGGCGACATTACTATTCGTTCTAATATTCTTGATGCCATGAAACATCCATCTGAGGACCAGTCAGTGTTTCGTGCTGAGATACTTGATTATACGGTTGATGAGCATGTTTCTACTTCTCACTCTTTGCATGATAAGAACCACTCTTTGCATCACATGTGA